One Streptosporangium sp. NBC_01495 DNA window includes the following coding sequences:
- the trpD gene encoding anthranilate phosphoribosyltransferase codes for MDARTTWPALLSALIAGEHLTADETAWAMNQIMSGSATSAQIAGFAVAMRAKGETVAEVTGLARTMLERATSLSVEGPVVDVVGTGGDRAHTVNVSTMAAIVAAAAGARVVKHGNRAASSSCGAADVLEHLGIVLDLVPADTARVAVEAGIAFCFAPVYHPALRFVGPTRKELGIPTIFNFLGPLTNPARPAAQAIGIFDAGMLPVVAGVFAERGVSALVFRGDDGLDELTIATTSTVWVVRRGVLEQVVFDPAALGIPRAAPDALRGGDVVFNAQAVRDLVGGKTGPVRDAVLLNAAAALVALDGAGEAADDGAGDDLNAAMAVGYERATRAVDSGAAAETLDRWIEISRALKPS; via the coding sequence ATGGACGCGCGCACCACCTGGCCCGCGCTGTTGTCCGCCCTGATCGCGGGCGAGCACCTGACGGCCGACGAGACCGCCTGGGCGATGAACCAGATCATGTCCGGCTCCGCCACGTCCGCCCAGATCGCGGGCTTCGCGGTGGCGATGCGGGCGAAGGGTGAGACGGTCGCGGAGGTGACCGGCCTGGCGCGCACGATGCTGGAGCGGGCCACCTCGCTGTCGGTCGAGGGTCCCGTCGTCGACGTGGTCGGCACCGGCGGCGACCGGGCCCACACCGTCAACGTCTCCACCATGGCCGCGATCGTGGCCGCCGCGGCGGGGGCCAGGGTCGTCAAGCACGGCAACCGGGCCGCCTCCTCCTCCTGCGGCGCCGCCGACGTCCTGGAGCACCTCGGGATCGTGCTCGACCTGGTACCGGCCGACACCGCCAGGGTCGCGGTGGAGGCCGGGATCGCCTTCTGCTTCGCGCCGGTCTACCACCCGGCGCTGCGCTTCGTGGGCCCCACGCGCAAGGAGCTCGGCATCCCCACGATCTTCAACTTCCTGGGCCCGCTGACCAACCCGGCCAGGCCCGCCGCCCAGGCGATCGGCATCTTCGACGCGGGCATGCTCCCCGTCGTCGCGGGCGTCTTCGCCGAGCGCGGGGTCTCCGCCCTGGTCTTCAGGGGCGACGACGGGCTGGACGAGCTCACCATCGCCACGACCTCCACGGTCTGGGTGGTGCGCCGGGGCGTCCTGGAGCAGGTCGTCTTCGACCCGGCCGCCCTCGGCATCCCCAGGGCGGCGCCCGACGCGCTGCGCGGAGGGGACGTGGTGTTCAACGCCCAGGCCGTCCGCGACCTGGTCGGCGGCAAGACGGGGCCGGTCCGTGACGCGGTGCTGCTGAACGCCGCCGCCGCGCTGGTCGCCCTCGACGGCGCGGGCGAGGCCGCGGACGACGGTGCCGGTGACGACCTGAACGCCGCGATGGCCGTGGGCTACGAGCGCGCGACGCGGGCCGTCGACTCCGGCGCCGCCGCCGAGACCCTCGACCGCTGGATCGAGATCAGCCGGGCGCTGAAGCCGTCCTGA
- the ctaE gene encoding aa3-type cytochrome oxidase subunit III yields MLPVATASAISTTTTAHSSRRPDLVSVGTIVWLSSELMFFAALFAMYFTIRSVSIGQGLPWPEAHLNIPFALANTIILVLSSVTCQLGVWAAEKGQVAKLRFWYVVSFLMGAVFVGGQLYEYSELAHEGHTLSHSAYDSVFYLTTGFHGLHVTGGLIAFLFMLGRTYAAKRFTREQATSAIVVSYYWHFVDVVWIGLFVTIYGIH; encoded by the coding sequence ATGCTGCCCGTGGCGACAGCATCCGCAATTTCAACGACGACGACAGCACACTCGTCCCGCAGACCCGATCTGGTCAGCGTCGGGACGATCGTCTGGCTGTCCTCCGAGCTCATGTTCTTCGCGGCGCTGTTCGCGATGTACTTCACCATCCGGTCGGTGAGCATCGGCCAGGGACTGCCCTGGCCCGAGGCCCACCTGAACATCCCGTTCGCCCTGGCCAACACGATCATCCTGGTCCTGTCGAGTGTGACCTGCCAGCTGGGCGTGTGGGCCGCCGAGAAGGGCCAGGTCGCCAAGCTGCGCTTCTGGTACGTCGTCAGCTTCCTGATGGGCGCCGTGTTCGTGGGCGGCCAGCTGTACGAGTACAGCGAGCTGGCCCACGAGGGGCACACGCTGTCGCACTCCGCGTACGACTCCGTGTTCTACCTGACCACGGGTTTTCACGGCCTGCACGTGACGGGTGGACTGATCGCGTTCCTCTTCATGCTGGGACGCACGTACGCCGCGAAGCGCTTCACCCGTGAGCAGGCGACCAGCGCGATCGTCGTGTCCTACTACTGGCACTTCGTCGACGTGGTCTGGATCGGCCTTTTCGTAACCATCTATGGCATTCACTAA
- the qcrC gene encoding cytochrome bc1 complex diheme cytochrome c subunit — protein MNRITAGRRHPLARYAVLLLALGLIGGVYTVALSISPSRQADAAIASGRADDVAEGKKLFEQSCSSCHGLNAEGTAQGPTLVGVGAASVDFQVSSGRMPLANPGAQAPRKPPAPWVNEDTVRQLAAYVQSLGGGPAIPTDEQVDAAKGDKSKGGELFRANCIQCHNFVGSGGALTQGKYAPPLHDATERQIYEAMITGPQAMPVFNDSIITPEQKRDMIAYIVGVREEPNPGGAGLGRIGPVTEGLVAWVVGLSLLSLAAIWITAKRRQAK, from the coding sequence GTGAATAGGATCACCGCTGGGCGGCGGCATCCCCTCGCGAGATACGCCGTCCTGCTCCTGGCCCTGGGCCTGATCGGCGGGGTCTACACCGTCGCGCTCTCGATCTCCCCCAGCCGTCAGGCCGACGCCGCGATCGCGTCCGGCAGGGCCGACGACGTGGCGGAGGGCAAGAAGCTCTTCGAGCAGAGCTGCTCCAGCTGCCACGGGCTCAACGCCGAGGGCACCGCCCAGGGTCCGACCCTGGTCGGCGTCGGCGCCGCCTCCGTGGACTTCCAGGTCAGCAGCGGCCGCATGCCCCTGGCCAATCCCGGAGCGCAGGCACCGCGCAAGCCCCCGGCGCCCTGGGTCAACGAGGACACCGTCCGGCAGCTCGCCGCCTACGTGCAGTCACTCGGCGGCGGCCCGGCCATCCCGACCGACGAGCAGGTCGACGCCGCCAAGGGCGACAAGTCCAAGGGCGGGGAGCTGTTTCGCGCGAACTGCATCCAGTGCCACAACTTCGTCGGCTCCGGCGGCGCCCTGACCCAGGGCAAGTACGCACCGCCGCTCCACGACGCCACCGAGAGGCAGATCTACGAGGCGATGATCACCGGCCCGCAGGCGATGCCGGTGTTCAACGACAGCATCATCACCCCCGAGCAGAAGCGGGACATGATCGCCTACATCGTGGGCGTGCGTGAGGAGCCCAACCCGGGCGGCGCCGGTCTCGGCCGCATCGGCCCGGTCACGGAGGGTCTGGTGGCCTGGGTCGTCGGGCTCAGCCTCCTCTCCCTGGCCGCCATCTGGATCACCGCGAAGAGGCGACAGGCCAAATGA
- the qcrA gene encoding cytochrome bc1 complex Rieske iron-sulfur subunit produces MTDNNHDIEQPEERAPKRVIGTPSPATSTSILGHEEPRKADVVQVPGVTPQDEATARKGERYAALCFLVAFLGGIGFVVSYVVFQVGDIEKTQVSNLALGGTLTLALLGLAAGLTTWVRLVMPKYNLVQERHPMASDTQTRSYVAETFLQGANESGIAKRPLLRRTLLAAAAPLGLAPLVLLRDLGPSHTNFPAKLRHTVWGEKTKDGKPRKLIVEGSGSPIRAADFNSPGGILSVVPEGYEHDLNALAKATLILIKFRPEELKSGTNLNWTHDGIVAYSKICTHVGCPAALYEQTTHHILCPCHQSTFDAADGAKVIFGPAARPLPQLPIAVDSEGYLIATADFPVPVGPSFWERGDAEAEVRENGAQQ; encoded by the coding sequence ATGACTGACAACAATCACGACATCGAACAGCCGGAGGAGCGCGCGCCGAAGCGCGTGATCGGCACCCCCTCCCCGGCGACGAGCACCTCCATCCTCGGCCACGAGGAGCCGAGGAAGGCGGACGTCGTCCAGGTTCCCGGTGTGACCCCGCAGGACGAGGCGACCGCGAGGAAGGGCGAGCGGTACGCCGCCCTCTGCTTCCTGGTCGCCTTCCTGGGCGGCATCGGCTTCGTGGTGTCGTACGTGGTCTTCCAGGTCGGCGACATCGAGAAGACGCAGGTCTCCAACCTCGCGCTGGGCGGCACGCTCACGCTGGCCCTGCTCGGGCTGGCCGCGGGCCTGACGACCTGGGTCCGCCTGGTCATGCCCAAGTACAACCTGGTCCAGGAGCGCCACCCGATGGCCTCCGACACCCAGACCAGGTCCTACGTGGCCGAGACCTTCCTGCAGGGGGCGAACGAGAGCGGCATCGCCAAGCGCCCGCTGCTGCGCCGCACCCTGCTCGCCGCCGCCGCCCCGCTCGGCCTGGCCCCGCTGGTCCTGCTGCGCGACCTCGGCCCGAGCCACACCAACTTCCCGGCCAAGCTCCGGCACACCGTCTGGGGAGAGAAGACCAAGGACGGCAAGCCGCGCAAGCTCATCGTCGAGGGAAGCGGCTCGCCCATCAGGGCCGCCGACTTCAACTCCCCCGGCGGCATCCTCTCCGTGGTGCCCGAGGGCTACGAGCACGACCTGAACGCGCTGGCCAAGGCCACACTGATCCTGATCAAGTTCCGGCCCGAGGAGCTCAAGTCCGGGACCAACCTGAACTGGACCCACGACGGGATCGTGGCGTACTCCAAGATCTGCACGCACGTCGGCTGCCCCGCGGCCCTGTACGAGCAGACCACCCACCACATCCTGTGCCCGTGTCACCAGTCGACCTTCGACGCCGCCGACGGCGCCAAGGTCATCTTCGGCCCGGCCGCCCGGCCCCTGCCTCAGCTGCCGATCGCCGTCGACAGTGAGGGATACCTCATCGCAACGGCGGATTTCCCGGTCCCCGTCGGTCCCAGCTTCTGGGAGCGCGGCGACGCCGAGGCCGAGGTCCGTGAGAACGGAGCCCAACAGTAA
- the qcrB gene encoding cytochrome bc1 complex cytochrome b subunit, whose translation MSIETVPKPIEGASTFVDDRIGAGNFLRRNLRKIFPDHWSFLLGEIALYSFIILLLTGTFLTFFFKPGMNHVEYAGSYGPLQGVVMSEAYASSLSISFDVRGGLLMRQMHHWAALLFIGGMMVHALRVFFTGAYRKPRELNWLIGVLLLTLALAEGLTGYSLPDDLLSGAGLRITEGVAISLPLVGTWITFFLFGGEYPGEDVIARFYSLHILLIPGILLALISAHMILMWVQKHTQMPGKGRTNENVVGAPFYPAFMIKAGAYFMFTFGVVALLGTFAQINPIWLFGPYTPADISAGSQPDFYMGFLEGALRLMPAWELNLFGGAGGTLAMSVLIPALVPMGVVMTGLALYPFIEQWVTGDRREHHIAERPRNNPHRTSIGMSAVTFYGILWLLGANDEISAFFHISLNWTTYAGRFLIIAGPVVAYIVTYRVCLGLQRGDAAIISHGVESGVIKRLPHGEYIEVHVPPHEAIEAHMRGKEAIPIVSGGGAGPKDRDDIPSKGMRGPLGRLRAKMSAAYGGEKIPLDDGHGHAEEHGAIGEGHGSHEEHAAVGQGGDDKSLTR comes from the coding sequence ATGAGCATCGAGACCGTTCCCAAGCCCATCGAGGGCGCGAGCACCTTCGTCGACGACCGCATCGGCGCGGGAAACTTCCTTCGGCGCAACCTCCGGAAGATCTTCCCCGACCACTGGTCGTTCCTGCTGGGTGAGATCGCCCTCTACTCGTTCATCATCCTGCTGCTGACCGGCACGTTCCTGACGTTCTTCTTCAAGCCCGGCATGAACCACGTCGAGTACGCCGGCTCGTACGGCCCGCTGCAGGGCGTGGTCATGTCCGAGGCGTACGCCTCGTCGCTGAGCATCAGCTTCGACGTGCGCGGCGGCCTGCTGATGCGGCAGATGCACCACTGGGCCGCCCTGCTGTTCATCGGCGGCATGATGGTGCACGCGCTCCGGGTGTTCTTCACCGGCGCGTACCGCAAGCCGCGCGAGCTGAACTGGCTGATCGGCGTGCTGCTGCTCACGCTGGCGCTCGCCGAGGGCCTGACCGGTTACTCCCTCCCCGACGACCTGCTCTCCGGCGCCGGTCTGCGGATCACCGAGGGCGTGGCGATCTCCCTGCCGCTCGTCGGCACCTGGATCACGTTCTTCCTCTTCGGCGGCGAGTATCCGGGCGAGGACGTCATCGCGCGCTTCTACTCGCTGCACATCCTGCTCATCCCTGGCATCCTGCTCGCGCTCATCTCGGCGCACATGATCCTGATGTGGGTGCAGAAGCACACGCAGATGCCGGGCAAGGGCCGCACCAACGAGAACGTGGTGGGCGCGCCGTTCTATCCTGCCTTCATGATCAAGGCCGGCGCCTACTTCATGTTCACCTTCGGGGTCGTCGCGCTGCTGGGCACCTTCGCCCAGATCAACCCGATCTGGCTGTTCGGCCCCTACACCCCCGCCGACATCTCGGCGGGCTCGCAGCCCGACTTCTACATGGGCTTCCTCGAAGGCGCGCTGCGCCTGATGCCCGCCTGGGAGCTCAACCTCTTCGGCGGCGCGGGGGGCACGCTCGCGATGAGCGTACTGATCCCGGCCCTGGTGCCGATGGGCGTCGTCATGACGGGCCTGGCGCTGTACCCGTTCATCGAGCAGTGGGTCACCGGGGACCGCCGCGAGCACCACATCGCGGAGCGTCCCCGCAACAACCCGCACCGCACCTCGATCGGCATGTCGGCGGTCACGTTCTACGGCATCCTGTGGCTGCTGGGCGCCAACGACGAGATCTCCGCGTTCTTCCACATCTCGCTGAACTGGACGACCTACGCCGGCCGGTTCCTGATCATCGCCGGTCCCGTGGTGGCGTACATCGTCACCTACCGGGTCTGCCTGGGCCTGCAGCGCGGCGACGCGGCGATCATCAGCCACGGCGTGGAGTCCGGTGTGATCAAGCGGCTGCCCCACGGCGAGTACATCGAGGTCCACGTCCCGCCGCACGAGGCCATCGAGGCCCACATGCGGGGCAAGGAGGCGATCCCGATCGTCTCCGGAGGCGGCGCGGGCCCGAAGGACCGCGACGACATCCCGTCCAAGGGGATGCGCGGCCCGCTCGGCCGGCTCCGCGCCAAGATGAGCGCGGCGTACGGCGGCGAGAAGATCCCGCTCGACGACGGCCACGGCCACGCCGAGGAGCACGGCGCCATCGGCGAGGGTCACGGGAGTCACGAGGAGCACGCGGCGGTCGGCCAGGGCGGAGACGACAAGTCACTGACCCGCTGA
- a CDS encoding L,D-transpeptidase yields the protein MGHAIRDSSRGAGLLALALVTASCSGNTAEPGGKTSQTSQAPSAAAAAVVTVAPLDRAGGVPTDTPVLVAAQGGTLRQVTVRAVKGAKGSLPGVLSADGTQWRSRGTAAPGASYEVSVTAVNPAGAVTTRTSSFSTVKKNQTFTIESFMPGRDSTGLTVGVGMPVMITFDRDVSDRVSIERNLLVRTSRPVLGAWHWFDNRNVHFRPKSFWPSGTRVRVEARLAGVRGGDGLYGAANKIVNFKIGRSQITRGSVQSHNLTVKRNGRVVREMPMSAGQGGTWKYHTTSGVHLAMSREDVTVMTSPGIGPGSAGYYQLTVYDTVRISNSGEYIHSAPWSVGSQGNSNVSHGCVNVSPSNAKWFLDNTLIGDPIIITGSPRVLEPTNGWGHWQESWKQWLKWSSLKHFNTEDV from the coding sequence GTGGGACACGCGATCCGTGATTCGAGCCGGGGAGCGGGACTGCTGGCCCTCGCACTGGTGACGGCCTCCTGCTCGGGAAACACCGCCGAACCGGGCGGCAAGACGTCACAGACGTCCCAGGCGCCGTCCGCCGCCGCGGCGGCCGTCGTCACCGTGGCCCCTCTCGACAGGGCCGGCGGCGTCCCCACGGACACCCCCGTCCTGGTCGCGGCGCAGGGCGGCACCCTGAGGCAGGTCACCGTGAGGGCCGTGAAGGGCGCCAAGGGCTCCCTGCCGGGCGTTCTCAGCGCCGACGGCACACAGTGGCGCAGCCGCGGCACGGCGGCTCCAGGGGCCTCCTACGAGGTCTCCGTGACGGCCGTCAACCCGGCGGGCGCCGTCACCACCAGGACCTCCTCCTTCTCCACGGTGAAGAAGAACCAGACCTTCACGATCGAGAGCTTCATGCCGGGCAGGGACTCGACCGGCCTGACCGTCGGCGTCGGCATGCCGGTGATGATCACCTTTGACCGCGACGTCTCCGACCGGGTCTCCATCGAGCGCAACCTCCTCGTCCGCACCTCCAGGCCGGTCCTGGGGGCGTGGCACTGGTTCGACAACCGGAACGTGCACTTCCGCCCGAAGAGCTTCTGGCCCTCCGGGACCAGGGTCCGGGTCGAGGCCCGCCTCGCCGGGGTACGCGGCGGCGACGGCCTGTACGGGGCCGCGAACAAGATCGTCAACTTCAAGATCGGCCGCTCGCAGATCACCCGGGGCAGCGTCCAGTCGCACAACCTCACGGTGAAGCGCAACGGCAGGGTCGTCCGCGAGATGCCGATGAGCGCCGGGCAGGGCGGCACCTGGAAGTACCACACGACCAGCGGCGTGCACCTGGCCATGTCCCGGGAGGACGTCACCGTCATGACCTCCCCGGGCATCGGCCCCGGTTCCGCCGGCTACTACCAGCTGACCGTCTACGACACCGTCCGCATCTCCAACAGCGGCGAGTACATCCACAGCGCCCCGTGGTCGGTCGGCTCCCAGGGCAACTCCAACGTCAGCCACGGATGCGTCAACGTGAGCCCGAGCAACGCCAAGTGGTTCCTCGACAACACCCTGATCGGGGACCCGATCATCATCACCGGCTCGCCCCGCGTCCTGGAGCCCACCAACGGGTGGGGCCACTGGCAGGAGAGCTGGAAGCAGTGGCTCAAGTGGAGCAGCCTCAAGCACTTCAACACCGAGGACGTCTGA
- a CDS encoding cytochrome c oxidase subunit 4: MKVQGWLFILCGVFFAAVDVVYWYWSKEPVGTTAMAISVGFAFMIGYYLMYTARRIGDQPEDDKQGEISEGAGELGFFSPHSWWPLFVCLAVALSAVGLVIGWWLFLIGVFAILMSMIGFVFEYYRGNFSH; this comes from the coding sequence ATGAAGGTCCAGGGCTGGCTGTTCATCCTCTGCGGCGTCTTCTTCGCCGCCGTGGACGTCGTCTACTGGTACTGGTCCAAGGAGCCGGTCGGCACGACGGCGATGGCCATCTCGGTGGGTTTCGCGTTCATGATCGGTTACTACCTCATGTACACGGCCCGCCGCATCGGCGATCAGCCGGAGGACGACAAGCAGGGCGAGATCAGCGAGGGCGCCGGGGAGCTCGGCTTCTTCAGCCCGCACAGCTGGTGGCCGCTCTTCGTCTGCCTGGCCGTCGCGCTCAGCGCGGTCGGCCTGGTCATCGGCTGGTGGCTGTTCCTGATCGGCGTGTTCGCGATCCTGATGAGCATGATCGGCTTCGTCTTCGAGTACTACCGGGGCAACTTCTCGCACTGA
- the ctaD gene encoding aa3-type cytochrome oxidase subunit I — protein MTALNEPLVLSPVPTRKGSIITKWASSTDHKIIGHLYLITSFIFFLIGGVMALIMRAELAQPGLQLTSNEQFNQLFTMHGTVMLLMFATPLFAGFANELMPLQIGAPDVAFPRLNMVSYWLFTFGSLIALSGFITPGGAASFGWFAYTPLSNAISSPGIGGDLWIVGLTISGLGTILGSVNFITTIICMRAPGMTMFRLPMFTWNVLLTSILVLMAFPVLAAALLALEADRKLGTHIFDSQTGGALLWQHLFWFFGHPEVYIIALPFFGIVTEVLPVFSRKPLFGYIGLVSATIAIAGLSITVWAHHMFPTGQVLLPFFSFMTFLIAVPTGVKFFNWIGTMWRGHLSFESPMLFSIGFLVTFLFGGLTGVILASPPLDFQVSDSYFVVAHFHYVVFGTVVFAMFAGFYFWWPKFTGKMLNDTMGKVHFWTLFVGFHTTFLVQHWLGAQGFPRRYADYSPIDGFTDLNMVSSVGAFLLGASTLPFLYNVWKTHKTAPKVTVDDPWGYGNSLEWATSCPPPRHNFTSLPRIRSERPAFDLKHPYIPAHELEENR, from the coding sequence GTGACCGCACTTAACGAACCCCTCGTCCTCTCCCCGGTGCCGACCCGCAAGGGTTCGATCATCACGAAGTGGGCGTCGTCCACCGATCACAAGATCATCGGACACCTTTACCTGATCACCTCGTTCATCTTCTTCCTGATCGGCGGCGTCATGGCGCTGATCATGAGGGCGGAGCTGGCGCAGCCGGGTCTCCAGCTGACCAGCAACGAGCAGTTCAACCAGCTGTTCACCATGCACGGCACCGTCATGCTGCTGATGTTCGCGACCCCGCTGTTCGCGGGCTTCGCCAACGAGCTGATGCCCCTGCAGATCGGCGCCCCCGACGTCGCCTTCCCGCGACTGAACATGGTCAGCTACTGGCTCTTCACCTTCGGCAGCCTCATCGCCCTGTCGGGGTTCATCACCCCGGGCGGCGCGGCCAGCTTCGGCTGGTTCGCCTACACCCCGCTGTCGAACGCGATCAGCTCTCCCGGAATCGGCGGCGACCTGTGGATCGTGGGCCTGACCATCAGCGGTCTGGGCACGATCCTCGGCTCGGTGAACTTCATCACCACGATCATCTGCATGCGCGCGCCCGGCATGACGATGTTCCGCCTGCCGATGTTCACCTGGAACGTCCTGCTCACCTCGATCCTGGTGCTGATGGCCTTCCCGGTGCTGGCCGCCGCGCTGCTGGCGCTGGAGGCCGACCGCAAGCTCGGCACGCACATCTTCGACTCCCAGACCGGCGGTGCGCTGCTCTGGCAGCACCTGTTCTGGTTCTTCGGGCATCCGGAGGTCTACATCATCGCGCTGCCGTTCTTCGGCATCGTGACCGAGGTGCTGCCGGTCTTCAGCCGTAAGCCGCTGTTCGGCTACATCGGCCTGGTCAGCGCGACGATCGCCATCGCGGGCCTGTCGATCACCGTGTGGGCGCACCACATGTTCCCCACGGGACAGGTGCTGCTGCCGTTCTTCTCCTTCATGACGTTCCTCATCGCGGTGCCCACCGGGGTGAAGTTCTTCAACTGGATCGGCACCATGTGGCGCGGCCACCTGTCGTTCGAGTCGCCGATGCTGTTCTCGATCGGCTTCCTGGTGACGTTCCTGTTCGGCGGCCTGACCGGCGTCATCCTGGCCTCCCCGCCGCTGGACTTCCAGGTGTCCGACTCGTACTTCGTGGTGGCGCACTTCCACTACGTGGTCTTCGGCACCGTGGTGTTCGCGATGTTCGCGGGCTTCTACTTCTGGTGGCCCAAGTTCACCGGCAAGATGCTGAACGACACCATGGGCAAGGTGCACTTCTGGACGCTGTTCGTCGGCTTCCACACCACCTTCCTGGTCCAGCACTGGCTCGGCGCGCAGGGCTTCCCGCGCCGCTACGCCGACTACAGCCCGATCGACGGGTTCACCGACCTCAACATGGTCTCCTCGGTGGGCGCGTTCCTGCTGGGCGCCTCCACGCTGCCGTTCCTGTACAACGTGTGGAAGACCCACAAGACCGCGCCGAAGGTCACCGTGGACGACCCGTGGGGGTACGGCAACTCCCTCGAATGGGCGACGTCCTGCCCGCCGCCGAGGCACAACTTCACCTCGCTGCCCCGTATCCGGTCCGAGCGCCCGGCGTTCGACCTCAAGCACCCGTACATCCCGGCCCATGAGCTGGAGGAGAACCGATGA
- the ctaC gene encoding aa3-type cytochrome oxidase subunit II yields the protein MPRAAALALLLVSLTACSAEDWSRAGLPEGVTKQSEAVQSLWNGSWIAALATGVVVWGLILWSVAFHRKKKNSKEELPPQVRYNLPIEILYTVVPIIMVGVFFFFTARDQNYITSMSAKPDVTVKVEGFQWSWRFTTDYNGKTAQVVGQPAADYTKGPQLVLPAGKKIRFDLHSPDVIHSFWVPAFHFKLDVIPGVNNKFEVETLDKPGVYAGRCAELCGVDHSRMLFSVKLVPPAEFDQYIASQAGAQ from the coding sequence GTGCCACGCGCTGCCGCTCTGGCGCTGCTGCTGGTTTCCCTGACGGCGTGCAGTGCCGAAGACTGGTCCCGAGCCGGCTTGCCCGAGGGCGTCACCAAGCAGTCCGAAGCCGTCCAGAGTCTGTGGAACGGATCGTGGATCGCCGCCCTCGCCACCGGTGTGGTCGTGTGGGGCCTGATCCTCTGGTCCGTTGCCTTCCACCGCAAGAAGAAGAACTCCAAGGAGGAGCTGCCGCCCCAGGTGCGGTACAACCTCCCGATCGAGATCCTCTACACGGTGGTGCCGATCATCATGGTCGGCGTTTTCTTCTTCTTCACCGCGCGGGACCAGAACTACATCACCAGCATGTCCGCCAAGCCCGACGTGACGGTCAAGGTCGAGGGCTTCCAGTGGAGCTGGCGCTTCACCACGGACTACAACGGCAAGACCGCCCAGGTGGTCGGCCAGCCCGCCGCCGACTACACCAAGGGGCCGCAGCTGGTGCTGCCGGCCGGTAAGAAGATCAGGTTCGATCTCCACTCGCCGGACGTCATCCACTCCTTCTGGGTCCCGGCGTTCCACTTCAAGCTCGACGTGATCCCCGGGGTGAACAACAAGTTCGAGGTCGAGACCTTGGACAAGCCCGGTGTCTACGCCGGCCGCTGTGCCGAGCTCTGCGGCGTCGACCACAGCCGGATGCTCTTCTCGGTGAAGCTCGTGCCCCCGGCCGAGTTCGACCAGTACATCGCTAGCCAGGCGGGTGCCCAGTGA